A part of Crassostrea angulata isolate pt1a10 chromosome 5, ASM2561291v2, whole genome shotgun sequence genomic DNA contains:
- the LOC128185748 gene encoding uncharacterized protein LOC128185748 isoform X2, whose product MMRGYVVLFLSIHLFEQIQILDAFILSCNASLQTVRRVTMCPSNISAYEEAVQKKNCSSLAPDAQTCQSFQYHCVLNDDLNYAIEVCAPSMYIVGYVCTKFSTIHKSIMRIDGFACNDSFTACPFGYNSTESFKYLPCYANVNKLLPTELPPRREISETVEPWLIVLVIPIILGIGCLIFCRYTFVRKRRTFRRRQGMAQPYFPPEVFEFENRVPTQNSTGPGQALLTENQDDIDGVLTQNSTGPGQVLLGENQDDIDGGSLQTHEVPLSSNSMQSEAHLPIATITEHVTEIIDMPPQMPENRQNHLNNEGHLLPDRGVISSFPSDQSQMQPNENTSLIYERTSEQLQPEEQNTTDNGNLQTEDDALSSMSPDLQQTSSNEGTWHQARMKTTISAASETDQIMLECAVNFLLRNLENPDESWTKEKIVSHVEKTIQQLINSNAEELLISFIKRLDRDKKIAATLLKCGEEMFKLISSFQEKYVANKLKISYGCVCVTFCFADSSDLENYLEKVRNKDKHLITGLSKILLNETFLRIFDINPRVVTWKVSELKVYKGSELVKTETFLEPLTGSQKVLTRISEESSEESEDEKKCNKFRSNEKSKYPGYMKYRTRAKSFNDCNVDWLKDKKEEFARYGFLYQGVDLKTTCFHCGFSKDNWTEKDDIFATHFFSEKSCAYVQYLNTSIEKYVFH is encoded by the exons ATGATGAGAGGCTATGTGGTGCTATTCTTATCAATTCATCTGTTTGAACag ATTCAAATTCTGGACGCCTTTATCCTAAGTTGTAATGCATCTCTACAGACTGTCAGACGTGTGACAATGTGTCCGTCAAACATTTCCGCTTATGAAGAAGCTGTCCAGAAAAAGAACTGTTCATCACTAGCTCCAGATGCACAAACATGTCAATCATTTCAATATCATTGTGTCTTGAATGATGATTTGAACTATGCGATTGAAGTTTGCGCACCATCAATGTATATTGTTG GTTATGTCTGTACCAAATTCAGCACAATCCACAAGAGTATCATGCGAATAGATGGATTTGCCTGTAATGATTCTTTCACGGCGTGTCCTTTTGGATACAACTCAACAGAATCCTTTAAAT ATTTGCCATGTTATGCAAACGTTAATAAGCTGCTACCAACTGAATTACCTCCacg GAGAGAAATCAGTGAAACCGTGGAACCCTGGCTGATTGTGCTTGTTATTCCAATTATTCTGGGCATTGGTTGCTTAATTTTTTGTCGTTATACTTTTGTGCGTAAACGGAGAACATTCAGAAGAAGACAAGGAATGG CTCAACCTTATTTCCCCCCGGAAGtctttgaatttgaaaatagaG TTCCGACACAAAATAGCACTGGACCAGGACAAGCATTATTAACAGAAAACCAGGATGACATAGATGGAG TTCTGACACAAAATAGCACTGGACCAGGACAAGTATTATTAGGAGAAAACCAGGATGACATAGATGGAG GAAGCTTACAAACTCATGAAGTACCTCTCTCATCAAATTCAATGCAATCAGAAGCTCATCTACCAATAGCAACAATTACAG AGCATGTTACAGAAATTATAGATATGCCACCTCAAATGCCAGAAAACAGACAGAATCATTTAAATAATG AAGGACACTTACTCCCTGATAGAGGAGTCATTAGCTCATTTCCTTCTGATCAATCACAAATGCAACCAAATGAAA ATACTTCGTTGATTTACGAGAGAACATCAGAACAATTACAACCAGAAGAACAAAACACCACAGATAATG GAAACTTACAAACTGAAGATGATGCTCTCTCTTCAATGTCACCAGATTTGCAACAAACGTCATCAAACGAAG gcACGTGGCATCAGGCCAGAATGAAAACCACAATTAGTGCTGCCTCAGAGACGGATCAAATAATGTTGGAATGTGCCGTTAATTTTCTTTTACGGAACTTAGAAAATCCTGATGAATCTTGGACAAAAGAAAAAATCGTCTCTCACGTTGAAAAGACAATTCAACAACTCATAAATTCAAATGCAGAAGAACTTTTGATATCGTTTATTAAACGATTAGATAGAGATAAGAAAATTGCAGCGACATTATTAAAATGTGGAGAAGAAATGTTTAAACTAATATCTTCCTTTCAGGAAAAATATGTCGCAAACAAACTTAAAATCTCTTACGGATGTGTTTGTGTGACCTTTTGTTTTGCTGATTCTAGTGATCTTGAGAATTATCTGGAAAAGGTTCGGAATAAAGATAAACATCTTATTACAGGACTTTCTAAAATTCtattaaatgaaacttttttaAGGATTTTCGATATTAATCCTAGGGTTGTTACGTGGAAAGTGTCTGAACTTAAAGTATATAAAG GATCTGAACTGGTCAAAACTGAGACTTTCCTAGAACCATTAACAGGTTCACAAAAAGTTTTAACAAGGATAAGTGAAG aatCAAGCGAGGAAAGTGAGGATGAAAAGAAATGTAACAAGTTCAGATCAAATGAAAAAAGCAAATACCCTGGGTACATGAAGTACAGAACTAGAGCCAAGTCATTTAATGATTGTAACGTCGATTGGCTTAAAGACAAGAAAGAGGAATTTGCTAGATATGGTTTTCTTTATCAGG GAGTGGATCTTAAAACAACCTGCTTTCATTGTGGATTCTCTAAGGACAACTGGACAGAAAAGGACGACATTTTTGCAACCCACTTTTTCTCAGAGAAATCGTGTGCATATGTCCAGTATCTAAACACGTCAATTGAAAAATATGTGTTTCATTAA
- the LOC128185748 gene encoding uncharacterized protein LOC128185748 isoform X5, with the protein MMRGYVVLFLSIHLFEQIQILDAFILSCNASLQTVRRVTMCPSNISAYEEAVQKKNCSSLAPDAQTCQSFQYHCVLNDDLNYAIEVCAPSMYIVGYVCTKFSTIHKSIMRIDGFACNDSFTACPFGYNSTESFKYLPCYANVNKLLPTELPPRREISETVEPWLIVLVIPIILGIGCLIFCRYTFVRKRRTFRRRQGMAQPYFPPEVFEFENRVPTQNSTGPGQALLTENQDDIDGVLTQNSTGPGQVLLGENQDDIDGGSLQTHEVPLSSNSMQSEAHLPIATITEGHLLPDRGVISSFPSDQSQMQPNENTSLIYERTSEQLQPEEQNTTDNGNLQTEDDALSSMSPDLQQTSSNEGTWHQARMKTTISAASETDQIMLECAVNFLLRNLENPDESWTKEKIVSHVEKTIQQLINSNAEELLISFIKRLDRDKKIAATLLKCGEEMFKLISSFQEKYVANKLKISYGCVCVTFCFADSSDLENYLEKVRNKDKHLITGLSKILLNETFLRIFDINPRVVTWKVSELKVYKGSELVKTETFLEPLTGSQKVLTRISEESSEESEDEKKCNKFRSNEKSKYPGYMKYRTRAKSFNDCNVDWLKDKKEEFARYGFLYQGVDLKTTCFHCGFSKDNWTEKDDIFATHFFSEKSCAYVQYLNTSIEKYVFH; encoded by the exons ATGATGAGAGGCTATGTGGTGCTATTCTTATCAATTCATCTGTTTGAACag ATTCAAATTCTGGACGCCTTTATCCTAAGTTGTAATGCATCTCTACAGACTGTCAGACGTGTGACAATGTGTCCGTCAAACATTTCCGCTTATGAAGAAGCTGTCCAGAAAAAGAACTGTTCATCACTAGCTCCAGATGCACAAACATGTCAATCATTTCAATATCATTGTGTCTTGAATGATGATTTGAACTATGCGATTGAAGTTTGCGCACCATCAATGTATATTGTTG GTTATGTCTGTACCAAATTCAGCACAATCCACAAGAGTATCATGCGAATAGATGGATTTGCCTGTAATGATTCTTTCACGGCGTGTCCTTTTGGATACAACTCAACAGAATCCTTTAAAT ATTTGCCATGTTATGCAAACGTTAATAAGCTGCTACCAACTGAATTACCTCCacg GAGAGAAATCAGTGAAACCGTGGAACCCTGGCTGATTGTGCTTGTTATTCCAATTATTCTGGGCATTGGTTGCTTAATTTTTTGTCGTTATACTTTTGTGCGTAAACGGAGAACATTCAGAAGAAGACAAGGAATGG CTCAACCTTATTTCCCCCCGGAAGtctttgaatttgaaaatagaG TTCCGACACAAAATAGCACTGGACCAGGACAAGCATTATTAACAGAAAACCAGGATGACATAGATGGAG TTCTGACACAAAATAGCACTGGACCAGGACAAGTATTATTAGGAGAAAACCAGGATGACATAGATGGAG GAAGCTTACAAACTCATGAAGTACCTCTCTCATCAAATTCAATGCAATCAGAAGCTCATCTACCAATAGCAACAATTACAG AAGGACACTTACTCCCTGATAGAGGAGTCATTAGCTCATTTCCTTCTGATCAATCACAAATGCAACCAAATGAAA ATACTTCGTTGATTTACGAGAGAACATCAGAACAATTACAACCAGAAGAACAAAACACCACAGATAATG GAAACTTACAAACTGAAGATGATGCTCTCTCTTCAATGTCACCAGATTTGCAACAAACGTCATCAAACGAAG gcACGTGGCATCAGGCCAGAATGAAAACCACAATTAGTGCTGCCTCAGAGACGGATCAAATAATGTTGGAATGTGCCGTTAATTTTCTTTTACGGAACTTAGAAAATCCTGATGAATCTTGGACAAAAGAAAAAATCGTCTCTCACGTTGAAAAGACAATTCAACAACTCATAAATTCAAATGCAGAAGAACTTTTGATATCGTTTATTAAACGATTAGATAGAGATAAGAAAATTGCAGCGACATTATTAAAATGTGGAGAAGAAATGTTTAAACTAATATCTTCCTTTCAGGAAAAATATGTCGCAAACAAACTTAAAATCTCTTACGGATGTGTTTGTGTGACCTTTTGTTTTGCTGATTCTAGTGATCTTGAGAATTATCTGGAAAAGGTTCGGAATAAAGATAAACATCTTATTACAGGACTTTCTAAAATTCtattaaatgaaacttttttaAGGATTTTCGATATTAATCCTAGGGTTGTTACGTGGAAAGTGTCTGAACTTAAAGTATATAAAG GATCTGAACTGGTCAAAACTGAGACTTTCCTAGAACCATTAACAGGTTCACAAAAAGTTTTAACAAGGATAAGTGAAG aatCAAGCGAGGAAAGTGAGGATGAAAAGAAATGTAACAAGTTCAGATCAAATGAAAAAAGCAAATACCCTGGGTACATGAAGTACAGAACTAGAGCCAAGTCATTTAATGATTGTAACGTCGATTGGCTTAAAGACAAGAAAGAGGAATTTGCTAGATATGGTTTTCTTTATCAGG GAGTGGATCTTAAAACAACCTGCTTTCATTGTGGATTCTCTAAGGACAACTGGACAGAAAAGGACGACATTTTTGCAACCCACTTTTTCTCAGAGAAATCGTGTGCATATGTCCAGTATCTAAACACGTCAATTGAAAAATATGTGTTTCATTAA
- the LOC128185748 gene encoding uncharacterized protein LOC128185748 isoform X8 has translation MMRGYVVLFLSIHLFEQIQILDAFILSCNASLQTVRRVTMCPSNISAYEEAVQKKNCSSLAPDAQTCQSFQYHCVLNDDLNYAIEVCAPSMYIVGYVCTKFSTIHKSIMRIDGFACNDSFTACPFGYNSTESFKYLPCYANVNKLLPTELPPRREISETVEPWLIVLVIPIILGIGCLIFCRYTFVRKRRTFRRRQGMAQPYFPPEVFEFENRVPTQNSTGPGQALLTENQDDIDGVLTQNSTGPGQVLLGENQDDIDGEGHLLPDRGVISSFPSDQSQMQPNENTSLIYERTSEQLQPEEQNTTDNGNLQTEDDALSSMSPDLQQTSSNEGTWHQARMKTTISAASETDQIMLECAVNFLLRNLENPDESWTKEKIVSHVEKTIQQLINSNAEELLISFIKRLDRDKKIAATLLKCGEEMFKLISSFQEKYVANKLKISYGCVCVTFCFADSSDLENYLEKVRNKDKHLITGLSKILLNETFLRIFDINPRVVTWKVSELKVYKGSELVKTETFLEPLTGSQKVLTRISEESSEESEDEKKCNKFRSNEKSKYPGYMKYRTRAKSFNDCNVDWLKDKKEEFARYGFLYQGVDLKTTCFHCGFSKDNWTEKDDIFATHFFSEKSCAYVQYLNTSIEKYVFH, from the exons ATGATGAGAGGCTATGTGGTGCTATTCTTATCAATTCATCTGTTTGAACag ATTCAAATTCTGGACGCCTTTATCCTAAGTTGTAATGCATCTCTACAGACTGTCAGACGTGTGACAATGTGTCCGTCAAACATTTCCGCTTATGAAGAAGCTGTCCAGAAAAAGAACTGTTCATCACTAGCTCCAGATGCACAAACATGTCAATCATTTCAATATCATTGTGTCTTGAATGATGATTTGAACTATGCGATTGAAGTTTGCGCACCATCAATGTATATTGTTG GTTATGTCTGTACCAAATTCAGCACAATCCACAAGAGTATCATGCGAATAGATGGATTTGCCTGTAATGATTCTTTCACGGCGTGTCCTTTTGGATACAACTCAACAGAATCCTTTAAAT ATTTGCCATGTTATGCAAACGTTAATAAGCTGCTACCAACTGAATTACCTCCacg GAGAGAAATCAGTGAAACCGTGGAACCCTGGCTGATTGTGCTTGTTATTCCAATTATTCTGGGCATTGGTTGCTTAATTTTTTGTCGTTATACTTTTGTGCGTAAACGGAGAACATTCAGAAGAAGACAAGGAATGG CTCAACCTTATTTCCCCCCGGAAGtctttgaatttgaaaatagaG TTCCGACACAAAATAGCACTGGACCAGGACAAGCATTATTAACAGAAAACCAGGATGACATAGATGGAG TTCTGACACAAAATAGCACTGGACCAGGACAAGTATTATTAGGAGAAAACCAGGATGACATAGATGGAG AAGGACACTTACTCCCTGATAGAGGAGTCATTAGCTCATTTCCTTCTGATCAATCACAAATGCAACCAAATGAAA ATACTTCGTTGATTTACGAGAGAACATCAGAACAATTACAACCAGAAGAACAAAACACCACAGATAATG GAAACTTACAAACTGAAGATGATGCTCTCTCTTCAATGTCACCAGATTTGCAACAAACGTCATCAAACGAAG gcACGTGGCATCAGGCCAGAATGAAAACCACAATTAGTGCTGCCTCAGAGACGGATCAAATAATGTTGGAATGTGCCGTTAATTTTCTTTTACGGAACTTAGAAAATCCTGATGAATCTTGGACAAAAGAAAAAATCGTCTCTCACGTTGAAAAGACAATTCAACAACTCATAAATTCAAATGCAGAAGAACTTTTGATATCGTTTATTAAACGATTAGATAGAGATAAGAAAATTGCAGCGACATTATTAAAATGTGGAGAAGAAATGTTTAAACTAATATCTTCCTTTCAGGAAAAATATGTCGCAAACAAACTTAAAATCTCTTACGGATGTGTTTGTGTGACCTTTTGTTTTGCTGATTCTAGTGATCTTGAGAATTATCTGGAAAAGGTTCGGAATAAAGATAAACATCTTATTACAGGACTTTCTAAAATTCtattaaatgaaacttttttaAGGATTTTCGATATTAATCCTAGGGTTGTTACGTGGAAAGTGTCTGAACTTAAAGTATATAAAG GATCTGAACTGGTCAAAACTGAGACTTTCCTAGAACCATTAACAGGTTCACAAAAAGTTTTAACAAGGATAAGTGAAG aatCAAGCGAGGAAAGTGAGGATGAAAAGAAATGTAACAAGTTCAGATCAAATGAAAAAAGCAAATACCCTGGGTACATGAAGTACAGAACTAGAGCCAAGTCATTTAATGATTGTAACGTCGATTGGCTTAAAGACAAGAAAGAGGAATTTGCTAGATATGGTTTTCTTTATCAGG GAGTGGATCTTAAAACAACCTGCTTTCATTGTGGATTCTCTAAGGACAACTGGACAGAAAAGGACGACATTTTTGCAACCCACTTTTTCTCAGAGAAATCGTGTGCATATGTCCAGTATCTAAACACGTCAATTGAAAAATATGTGTTTCATTAA
- the LOC128185748 gene encoding uncharacterized protein LOC128185748 isoform X9, with protein MMRGYVVLFLSIHLFEQIQILDAFILSCNASLQTVRRVTMCPSNISAYEEAVQKKNCSSLAPDAQTCQSFQYHCVLNDDLNYAIEVCAPSMYIVGYVCTKFSTIHKSIMRIDGFACNDSFTACPFGYNSTESFKYLPCYANVNKLLPTELPPRREISETVEPWLIVLVIPIILGIGCLIFCRYTFVRKRRTFRRRQGMAQPYFPPEVFEFENRVPTQNSTGPGQALLTENQDDIDGVLTQNSTGPGQVLLGENQDDIDGEGHLLPDRGVISSFPSDQSQMQPNERNLQTEDDALSSMSPDLQQTSSNEGTWHQARMKTTISAASETDQIMLECAVNFLLRNLENPDESWTKEKIVSHVEKTIQQLINSNAEELLISFIKRLDRDKKIAATLLKCGEEMFKLISSFQEKYVANKLKISYGCVCVTFCFADSSDLENYLEKVRNKDKHLITGLSKILLNETFLRIFDINPRVVTWKVSELKVYKGSELVKTETFLEPLTGSQKVLTRISEESSEESEDEKKCNKFRSNEKSKYPGYMKYRTRAKSFNDCNVDWLKDKKEEFARYGFLYQGVDLKTTCFHCGFSKDNWTEKDDIFATHFFSEKSCAYVQYLNTSIEKYVFH; from the exons ATGATGAGAGGCTATGTGGTGCTATTCTTATCAATTCATCTGTTTGAACag ATTCAAATTCTGGACGCCTTTATCCTAAGTTGTAATGCATCTCTACAGACTGTCAGACGTGTGACAATGTGTCCGTCAAACATTTCCGCTTATGAAGAAGCTGTCCAGAAAAAGAACTGTTCATCACTAGCTCCAGATGCACAAACATGTCAATCATTTCAATATCATTGTGTCTTGAATGATGATTTGAACTATGCGATTGAAGTTTGCGCACCATCAATGTATATTGTTG GTTATGTCTGTACCAAATTCAGCACAATCCACAAGAGTATCATGCGAATAGATGGATTTGCCTGTAATGATTCTTTCACGGCGTGTCCTTTTGGATACAACTCAACAGAATCCTTTAAAT ATTTGCCATGTTATGCAAACGTTAATAAGCTGCTACCAACTGAATTACCTCCacg GAGAGAAATCAGTGAAACCGTGGAACCCTGGCTGATTGTGCTTGTTATTCCAATTATTCTGGGCATTGGTTGCTTAATTTTTTGTCGTTATACTTTTGTGCGTAAACGGAGAACATTCAGAAGAAGACAAGGAATGG CTCAACCTTATTTCCCCCCGGAAGtctttgaatttgaaaatagaG TTCCGACACAAAATAGCACTGGACCAGGACAAGCATTATTAACAGAAAACCAGGATGACATAGATGGAG TTCTGACACAAAATAGCACTGGACCAGGACAAGTATTATTAGGAGAAAACCAGGATGACATAGATGGAG AAGGACACTTACTCCCTGATAGAGGAGTCATTAGCTCATTTCCTTCTGATCAATCACAAATGCAACCAAATGAAA GAAACTTACAAACTGAAGATGATGCTCTCTCTTCAATGTCACCAGATTTGCAACAAACGTCATCAAACGAAG gcACGTGGCATCAGGCCAGAATGAAAACCACAATTAGTGCTGCCTCAGAGACGGATCAAATAATGTTGGAATGTGCCGTTAATTTTCTTTTACGGAACTTAGAAAATCCTGATGAATCTTGGACAAAAGAAAAAATCGTCTCTCACGTTGAAAAGACAATTCAACAACTCATAAATTCAAATGCAGAAGAACTTTTGATATCGTTTATTAAACGATTAGATAGAGATAAGAAAATTGCAGCGACATTATTAAAATGTGGAGAAGAAATGTTTAAACTAATATCTTCCTTTCAGGAAAAATATGTCGCAAACAAACTTAAAATCTCTTACGGATGTGTTTGTGTGACCTTTTGTTTTGCTGATTCTAGTGATCTTGAGAATTATCTGGAAAAGGTTCGGAATAAAGATAAACATCTTATTACAGGACTTTCTAAAATTCtattaaatgaaacttttttaAGGATTTTCGATATTAATCCTAGGGTTGTTACGTGGAAAGTGTCTGAACTTAAAGTATATAAAG GATCTGAACTGGTCAAAACTGAGACTTTCCTAGAACCATTAACAGGTTCACAAAAAGTTTTAACAAGGATAAGTGAAG aatCAAGCGAGGAAAGTGAGGATGAAAAGAAATGTAACAAGTTCAGATCAAATGAAAAAAGCAAATACCCTGGGTACATGAAGTACAGAACTAGAGCCAAGTCATTTAATGATTGTAACGTCGATTGGCTTAAAGACAAGAAAGAGGAATTTGCTAGATATGGTTTTCTTTATCAGG GAGTGGATCTTAAAACAACCTGCTTTCATTGTGGATTCTCTAAGGACAACTGGACAGAAAAGGACGACATTTTTGCAACCCACTTTTTCTCAGAGAAATCGTGTGCATATGTCCAGTATCTAAACACGTCAATTGAAAAATATGTGTTTCATTAA